In Anaerobacillus isosaccharinicus, one genomic interval encodes:
- the rnc gene encoding ribonuclease III encodes MQQSSRKIRKRTSKRTEKRIQLTSAQRLKFEKLLEKLELPFRNEKLIIQAFTHSSYVNEHRIRPFDDNERLEFLGDAVLELAVSQYLYKKYETMSEGEMTKLRAAIVCEPSLAKFAMDLAFGEIVLLGKGEEMTGGRERPALLADIFEAFVGSLYLDQGLEAVYHFLNHTIYPKIDEGAFSHMMDFKSQLQEYIQRDGLGSIQYHIVQERGPAHAREFVSEVILNDEKLGLGIGRSKKEAEQQAAQKALEKLMEN; translated from the coding sequence ATGCAACAATCTTCAAGGAAAATTCGCAAACGTACGTCAAAACGAACAGAAAAACGCATTCAATTAACATCTGCACAGAGGCTGAAGTTTGAAAAACTTCTTGAAAAGTTGGAACTTCCTTTCAGGAATGAAAAACTAATAATTCAAGCATTTACACATTCATCCTATGTGAATGAGCATCGCATTCGCCCGTTCGATGATAATGAACGGTTAGAATTTTTAGGAGATGCGGTTTTAGAGTTAGCAGTTTCACAATATCTCTATAAAAAGTATGAAACTATGAGTGAAGGTGAAATGACGAAGCTTAGAGCTGCCATTGTCTGTGAGCCATCCCTTGCAAAATTTGCTATGGATTTAGCATTTGGTGAAATTGTTCTTCTTGGAAAAGGTGAGGAGATGACAGGTGGTAGAGAACGTCCTGCACTACTTGCGGACATATTCGAAGCGTTTGTCGGGTCCTTATACTTAGATCAAGGATTAGAAGCCGTTTATCACTTTTTAAACCATACGATTTATCCTAAAATTGATGAAGGTGCTTTTTCTCATATGATGGATTTTAAAAGCCAGCTTCAAGAATATATTCAAAGAGATGGGCTTGGATCGATTCAATATCATATTGTTCAAGAACGAGGTCCTGCTCATGCACGTGAGTTTGTTTCGGAAGTCATTTTAAATGACGAGAAGCTTGGGCTTGGAATTGGTAGATCTAAAAAAGAAGCCGAACAACAAGCTGCTCAAAAAGCTTTAGAAAAACTAATGGAAAATTAA
- a CDS encoding DUF1128 domain-containing protein — protein MNLKENSRENIELIITNIKEKLQVVNGGAMRPESFDTDNYEDLVDIYEMIMSKKSFSVSEIDAIISELGKLRKK, from the coding sequence ATGAATTTAAAAGAAAATAGTCGTGAAAATATTGAGTTAATCATTACGAATATTAAAGAAAAGCTTCAAGTAGTAAATGGTGGGGCAATGAGACCAGAAAGTTTTGATACTGATAATTATGAAGACCTTGTTGATATCTACGAAATGATTATGAGTAAAAAATCTTTTAGTGTAAGTGAAATTGATGCCATCATTTCAGAATTAGGAAAGTTACGAAAAAAATAA
- the smc gene encoding chromosome segregation protein SMC, whose translation MFLKRLDVVGFKSFAERTSIDFVPGVTAVVGPNGSGKSNISDGIRWVLGEQSAKSLRGAKMEDIIFAGSDSRKPLNFAELTLTLNNEDHHLAIDYSEVSVTRRVYRSGESEYYINKQSCRLKDIHELFMDSGLGREAYSIIGQGKIEEILSSKSEERRVIFEEAAGVLKYKTRKQKAERKLAETQENLFRVEDILHELGSQVEPLKIQASMAKDYLEKKDELEKVEVGLLVFEIEELHTSWEEQKKKVLQLSEEQLQTSSKIKVEEVKIEEFRSKMQALDESINDLQDVLLVTSEQLEKREGQKEVLKERKKNYHQTKESLLKKIEVLKEKKQYAEESLKNELEKRDVFKENLKASKSQLEQETSLLISLEEDIETELERMKSDYIEVLNEQASIRNEIRYLEEQLRQRKLKSGHLDSSNISLLEQREALVAKEKSLQEKLLTKQTSLEEHIQLYRKESQEFEKLIENYQKKETQLYQALGHVQQIRSRKEVLEEMQADFAGFFQGVKEILKARETTLKGIEGAVAELITVPKNIELAVETALGGAMQHIVVGAEEDGRQAIQFLKARRLGRATFLPLSVIKARDLPSNEKVKLLAHPAFVGSAIDLIQFEEKYRGVISNLLGSVVIAKDLEGANELAKILYYKNRIVTLDGDVVNPGGSMSGGSVKQKGTPLLGRQRELEELVAKLISIEEQTKLMEAKVKSLKDSRQTKEVLLNELRKEGELFRSEEQQLKGKLREFEIEGKNLNERLSLYDKEKASFQSEVNEIEGKLLKLTNRLAEATELKEQLDEQVQNLTEKKKLQQTSKASLTECITDLKVQVAKEEEQYRNQHERVQAMILEKDSLDKEWIETDEEYWLLEREMSDNTTGEESLDEIIEKKRREKERTFTLIQDRRKERLSLQTSHDDLEKELKEHKRNQRQLSDYLHTEEVKVNRLDVELENRLEKLSNDYEMSFEMAKANYPLTLDAKAAKSKVKLIKLAIDELGTVNIGAIEEYSRVSERYTFLAEQKADLQEAKETLYRVIGEMDEEMSTRFEETFLQIKSHFQGVFQQLFGGGKADLILSNPDNILTTGVEIVAQPPGKNLQNLALLSGGERALTAIALLFAILKVRPVPFCVLDEVEAALDEANVSRFAHFLKDFSKETQFIVVTHRKGTMEEADVLYGVTMQESGVSKLVSVRLEETAQLITT comes from the coding sequence ATGTTCCTCAAAAGATTAGATGTAGTAGGTTTTAAATCCTTCGCTGAGCGAACATCGATCGATTTTGTTCCTGGTGTAACAGCTGTGGTCGGTCCTAACGGAAGTGGAAAAAGTAACATATCCGATGGAATCCGCTGGGTGTTAGGGGAGCAGTCAGCTAAATCACTTCGAGGAGCGAAGATGGAAGATATCATTTTTGCTGGAAGTGATTCACGAAAACCGTTAAATTTTGCAGAATTAACATTAACGTTAAATAATGAAGATCATCATTTAGCGATCGATTATAGTGAAGTAAGTGTGACTCGCCGTGTTTATCGTTCCGGTGAAAGTGAGTACTATATTAATAAACAAAGTTGTCGTCTTAAAGATATTCATGAACTTTTTATGGATTCTGGATTAGGTAGAGAAGCTTATTCAATTATTGGACAAGGAAAGATTGAAGAAATCTTAAGTAGTAAATCTGAAGAGCGAAGAGTCATTTTTGAAGAAGCGGCAGGAGTATTAAAATATAAAACTAGAAAACAAAAAGCAGAAAGAAAACTTGCTGAAACACAAGAAAATTTATTTCGCGTTGAAGATATCTTACATGAGTTAGGTAGTCAAGTTGAACCATTGAAAATACAAGCCTCAATGGCAAAGGATTATCTTGAAAAGAAAGATGAACTAGAAAAGGTTGAAGTTGGTTTATTAGTATTTGAGATCGAGGAATTACATACTAGTTGGGAAGAGCAAAAAAAGAAGGTGCTTCAACTTTCGGAAGAGCAACTCCAAACTTCTTCTAAAATAAAAGTGGAAGAAGTAAAAATAGAAGAATTTAGATCAAAAATGCAAGCACTAGATGAATCTATTAATGACCTTCAAGATGTTCTTCTCGTTACAAGTGAGCAACTTGAGAAAAGAGAAGGACAAAAAGAGGTTTTAAAGGAAAGAAAGAAAAACTATCATCAAACAAAAGAAAGCCTTTTAAAGAAAATCGAAGTGTTAAAAGAAAAAAAACAATATGCAGAGGAAAGCTTAAAAAATGAGTTAGAAAAACGGGATGTTTTTAAAGAAAACCTTAAGGCCTCCAAAAGTCAGTTAGAGCAAGAAACGAGCCTCTTAATCTCATTAGAAGAGGATATCGAAACTGAATTAGAACGAATGAAATCAGATTACATTGAAGTGTTAAATGAACAAGCTTCAATTCGTAATGAAATTCGCTATTTAGAAGAGCAACTGAGACAGCGGAAACTGAAAAGTGGGCATTTAGACAGTAGTAATATTTCGTTATTGGAGCAAAGAGAGGCACTGGTTGCGAAAGAAAAAAGTTTACAGGAAAAACTGTTAACTAAGCAAACCTCTTTAGAGGAACATATTCAATTATATCGCAAAGAGAGTCAAGAATTCGAGAAGTTGATTGAAAATTATCAAAAGAAAGAAACTCAACTTTATCAAGCGCTTGGACATGTACAACAAATAAGATCTCGAAAAGAAGTTCTAGAGGAAATGCAAGCGGATTTTGCAGGTTTCTTTCAAGGAGTTAAAGAAATCTTAAAAGCGAGGGAGACGACGCTAAAGGGAATAGAGGGAGCAGTTGCTGAGCTTATTACTGTGCCTAAAAATATTGAACTTGCTGTTGAAACTGCTTTGGGTGGTGCGATGCAACATATTGTCGTAGGTGCTGAAGAAGATGGAAGGCAAGCAATTCAATTTTTAAAAGCACGTCGTCTAGGGAGAGCGACATTCCTACCCTTATCAGTGATAAAAGCTAGAGATTTACCATCTAATGAGAAAGTAAAATTGCTTGCTCACCCAGCGTTTGTAGGTAGTGCCATTGATTTAATTCAATTCGAAGAAAAGTATCGAGGCGTTATTTCTAATTTACTAGGGTCTGTTGTCATCGCCAAGGATCTTGAAGGCGCAAATGAACTAGCAAAAATTCTTTATTATAAAAATCGTATCGTTACTCTTGATGGAGATGTAGTTAACCCAGGTGGCTCGATGAGTGGGGGAAGTGTGAAACAAAAAGGCACTCCATTACTTGGGAGACAACGTGAGCTAGAAGAGCTAGTGGCCAAACTAATATCGATAGAAGAACAAACAAAATTAATGGAAGCCAAAGTGAAATCTCTAAAAGATTCTCGTCAAACGAAGGAAGTACTATTAAATGAACTTCGTAAAGAAGGAGAGCTTTTTAGAAGTGAAGAGCAACAACTAAAAGGAAAACTCCGTGAGTTTGAAATTGAAGGGAAAAACCTAAACGAACGACTATCACTATATGACAAGGAAAAAGCGTCTTTTCAATCGGAAGTAAACGAAATAGAAGGAAAGTTACTTAAATTAACTAATAGGCTAGCGGAAGCGACCGAATTAAAAGAACAGCTTGATGAGCAGGTTCAGAATTTAACTGAAAAGAAAAAATTGCAACAAACTTCTAAAGCTTCTTTAACAGAATGCATTACTGACCTAAAGGTTCAAGTTGCAAAGGAAGAAGAACAATATCGGAACCAGCATGAGCGTGTTCAAGCGATGATCTTAGAAAAAGATAGTCTTGATAAAGAATGGATTGAAACAGATGAGGAATACTGGTTGCTAGAGCGGGAAATGAGCGACAATACAACAGGTGAGGAGTCTCTAGATGAAATCATTGAAAAGAAACGTCGTGAAAAAGAACGAACGTTTACCCTTATTCAGGACCGGCGTAAAGAAAGATTATCATTACAAACGTCTCATGATGACCTAGAAAAAGAGCTAAAAGAACATAAACGTAATCAAAGGCAACTGTCAGATTATCTTCATACCGAAGAAGTTAAGGTCAATCGTTTAGATGTAGAACTTGAAAACCGTCTTGAAAAGCTTTCGAATGACTATGAAATGAGCTTTGAAATGGCAAAAGCGAATTATCCCCTTACTTTAGATGCGAAAGCAGCAAAATCAAAAGTGAAGTTAATTAAACTAGCAATTGATGAGCTTGGAACAGTCAATATCGGGGCAATTGAAGAATATAGTCGCGTTTCTGAGCGTTATACGTTCTTAGCAGAACAAAAGGCAGATTTACAAGAAGCAAAAGAAACGCTATACCGTGTCATTGGAGAGATGGATGAGGAAATGTCAACTCGCTTTGAGGAAACCTTTCTTCAGATTAAATCGCATTTTCAAGGTGTCTTTCAGCAACTGTTTGGTGGTGGAAAAGCAGATCTTATCTTAAGTAATCCTGACAATATTTTAACAACTGGTGTTGAAATCGTGGCTCAACCCCCTGGGAAAAATCTGCAAAATTTAGCCCTACTATCAGGTGGAGAACGGGCGTTAACCGCAATTGCCTTGCTATTTGCGATCTTAAAAGTAAGACCTGTACCATTTTGTGTACTAGATGAGGTAGAGGCTGCTCTCGATGAAGCAAACGTAAGTAGATTTGCACATTTCTTAAAAGATTTTAGTAAAGAAACACAATTTATCGTTGTAACTCACCGAAAAGGGACGATGGAAGAAGCAGATGTCCTTTATGGTGTGACGATGCAAGAATCAGGTGTATCGAAACTAGTTTCAGTTCGATTAGAAGAGACAGCGCAACTAATTACAACTTAA
- the ftsY gene encoding signal recognition particle-docking protein FtsY yields the protein MSFFKKLKEKITLQTETVTEKFKEGLTKTRDSFVGKMNDLVKNYRSVDEDFFEELEELLISADVGVTTVMDLIDELKDVARTRNIKDSEQLQPVISEKLAELLQKDEADSKLNIQESGMTVILMVGVNGVGKTTTIGKLANKFKQEGKSVLLAAGDTFRAGAIEQLEVWGQRVGVDVIKQQSGSDPAAVMFDAVQAAKSRGVDVLLCDTAGRLQNKVNLMNELEKVKRVIEREVPGAPHEVLLVLDATTGQNAMSQAKTFGKATDVTGIVLTKLDGTAKGGIVLAIRHELDIPVKFVGLGEKVDDLQEFDAQQFVYGLFSEVLEKAESEEM from the coding sequence ATGAGTTTTTTTAAAAAGCTTAAAGAGAAAATTACGCTACAAACAGAAACAGTAACTGAAAAATTTAAAGAAGGTTTAACGAAAACGAGAGATTCTTTTGTAGGGAAAATGAATGATCTTGTGAAAAACTATCGCAGTGTTGATGAGGATTTTTTTGAAGAGTTAGAAGAACTTTTAATTAGTGCTGATGTTGGTGTCACAACAGTGATGGATCTGATTGATGAACTTAAAGATGTGGCAAGAACTCGTAATATCAAAGATTCTGAACAACTACAACCGGTTATTTCTGAGAAACTCGCTGAACTTTTGCAAAAAGATGAAGCAGACTCAAAGTTAAACATTCAAGAATCTGGGATGACTGTCATTTTAATGGTCGGAGTTAATGGTGTTGGTAAAACAACAACAATTGGGAAACTAGCAAATAAGTTCAAACAAGAAGGGAAATCGGTCCTTTTAGCAGCAGGTGATACATTTCGTGCCGGAGCGATTGAGCAACTCGAAGTTTGGGGCCAGCGCGTAGGTGTAGATGTCATTAAGCAGCAATCAGGTTCGGATCCGGCTGCAGTAATGTTTGATGCAGTTCAAGCAGCCAAATCTCGCGGTGTTGATGTTCTTTTATGTGATACGGCAGGAAGATTACAAAACAAAGTAAACTTAATGAATGAGTTAGAAAAAGTAAAGCGCGTCATTGAACGTGAAGTACCTGGTGCTCCTCACGAGGTGTTGCTAGTCCTGGATGCAACAACAGGTCAAAATGCTATGTCTCAAGCTAAAACATTCGGAAAAGCTACAGATGTTACAGGAATTGTTTTAACAAAACTAGACGGCACAGCAAAAGGTGGAATTGTGTTAGCGATCCGCCATGAATTAGACATCCCTGTAAAATTCGTTGGTTTAGGAGAAAAAGTTGATGACCTCCAAGAATTCGATGCCCAACAATTTGTTTACGGTTTATTTTCTGAAGTGCTGGAGAAGGCCGAGTCAGAGGAAATGTAG
- a CDS encoding putative DNA-binding protein yields MNYLYDFYQSLLTTKQRQYMQLYYLDDWSLGEIAEEYEVSRQAVYDNIKRTENMLEEYEEKLSLFSKFEERSTLIKNLKTAIEKDATTESILLIVDSLERLD; encoded by the coding sequence ATGAATTATCTTTATGATTTTTATCAAAGCCTACTAACAACGAAACAACGCCAGTACATGCAATTGTATTACCTTGATGATTGGTCGTTAGGTGAAATCGCTGAAGAATATGAAGTTAGTCGTCAAGCCGTTTATGATAATATAAAAAGAACTGAAAATATGCTTGAAGAATATGAAGAGAAGCTTAGTCTCTTCTCGAAATTCGAAGAGCGTTCAACCCTTATAAAAAACTTAAAAACGGCGATAGAGAAAGACGCAACTACAGAATCTATATTATTGATCGTCGATTCTCTTGAGAGGTTAGACTAG
- the ffh gene encoding signal recognition particle protein, with protein MAFEGLAERLQNTLNKIKGKGKVSEADVTAMMREVRLALLEADVNFKVVKEFIANVKERAVGQEVLNSLTPGQQVIKVVNEELTKLMGGEQSKIAVAKKSPTVVMMVGLQGAGKTTTTGKLANHLRKSQNRKPLLVAGDIYRPAAIKQLETLGEQLNMPVFSLGDKVSPVEIAKQAILKAKEEHLDYVLIDTAGRLHVDETLMGELQQIKEAVNPDEILLVVDAMTGQDAVNVAESFNEQLGLTGVVLTKLDGDTRGGAALSVKAVTNTPIKFAGMGEKLDALEPFHPDRMASRILGMGDVLTLIEKAQSNFDEEKARELEKKMRTADITFDDFLDQLAQVRSMGPLDELLGMMPGANKMKGLKNVQVDEKQIGHIEAIVRSMTKKEKEDPSILNGSRKKRIAKGSGTTIQEVNRLIKQFDDMKKMMKQMSNMTGKGKKKGKFKFPFM; from the coding sequence ATGGCATTTGAAGGCTTAGCAGAACGCTTGCAAAATACTTTAAATAAAATTAAAGGAAAAGGCAAGGTATCTGAGGCAGATGTAACAGCTATGATGCGAGAAGTTCGTTTAGCTTTACTTGAGGCAGATGTTAACTTTAAAGTTGTAAAAGAATTTATTGCAAATGTTAAAGAACGGGCAGTAGGGCAGGAAGTACTGAATAGCCTTACACCTGGTCAGCAAGTAATAAAAGTAGTAAATGAAGAGCTTACGAAATTAATGGGTGGCGAACAAAGTAAAATCGCTGTAGCAAAAAAGTCACCAACAGTTGTTATGATGGTAGGCTTACAAGGTGCGGGTAAAACAACAACAACTGGAAAGCTCGCAAATCATTTAAGAAAAAGCCAAAACCGCAAGCCGTTGCTTGTTGCAGGTGATATTTATCGACCTGCCGCAATCAAACAGCTTGAAACTTTAGGTGAACAATTGAATATGCCTGTTTTTTCACTTGGTGACAAGGTCAGCCCTGTTGAAATAGCAAAGCAAGCGATTTTAAAAGCGAAAGAAGAACATCTTGATTACGTACTTATCGATACAGCGGGACGTCTACATGTAGATGAAACATTGATGGGTGAGTTACAGCAAATAAAAGAAGCAGTTAACCCTGACGAGATTTTACTTGTTGTTGATGCAATGACGGGGCAAGATGCAGTAAATGTAGCTGAGAGTTTCAACGAACAACTGGGTTTAACAGGAGTTGTTCTTACAAAACTTGATGGTGATACCCGCGGGGGAGCTGCATTATCTGTTAAAGCAGTGACAAATACCCCAATAAAGTTTGCAGGTATGGGTGAAAAATTAGATGCACTCGAGCCGTTTCATCCTGATCGGATGGCGTCTAGAATTCTTGGAATGGGTGACGTTCTTACCCTTATTGAAAAGGCACAGTCTAATTTCGATGAAGAAAAAGCCCGTGAACTTGAAAAAAAGATGCGAACAGCAGACATTACATTTGACGATTTTCTTGATCAATTAGCTCAAGTTCGTAGCATGGGACCTCTTGATGAATTACTAGGTATGATGCCCGGAGCTAATAAGATGAAGGGCCTTAAGAATGTCCAAGTTGATGAAAAGCAAATTGGTCATATTGAAGCGATTGTTCGTTCGATGACGAAAAAAGAAAAAGAAGATCCGTCGATTTTAAATGGTAGTCGTAAAAAAAGAATTGCTAAAGGTAGCGGAACGACCATTCAGGAAGTAAACCGTCTTATTAAGCAATTTGATGATATGAAAAAAATGATGAAACAAATGTCAAATATGACAGGAAAAGGGAAGAAAAAAGGGAAGTTTAAGTTCCCTTTCATGTAA
- the rpsP gene encoding 30S ribosomal protein S16: protein MAVKIRLKRMGSNKAPFYRVVVANSRAPRDGRFIEEIGTYNPLVNPIDFKVNEEKALKWMLDGAKPSDTVRNLFSKAGLMEKLHNAKNVK from the coding sequence ATGGCAGTAAAAATTCGTTTAAAACGTATGGGTTCAAACAAAGCCCCATTTTACAGAGTAGTAGTTGCTAACTCTCGCGCACCACGTGATGGTCGCTTTATCGAGGAAATCGGCACATACAATCCGCTAGTTAATCCAATCGATTTTAAGGTTAACGAGGAAAAAGCTTTAAAATGGATGCTTGATGGCGCTAAGCCTTCTGACACAGTTCGTAACCTTTTCTCAAAAGCTGGTTTAATGGAAAAGTTACACAACGCTAAAAATGTAAAGTAA
- a CDS encoding KH domain-containing protein, which yields MKELVETIAKALVDHPDDVRVTEVEHEQSLTLQLSVHASDMGKVIGKQGRIAKAIRSVVYAAGANHKKRINLEIL from the coding sequence ATGAAAGAGTTAGTTGAAACAATTGCCAAAGCTCTTGTTGATCATCCCGATGACGTTCGTGTTACAGAAGTAGAACATGAGCAGTCCTTGACTTTACAGCTATCAGTCCATGCATCAGATATGGGGAAAGTTATTGGGAAGCAAGGACGAATTGCGAAAGCGATTCGCTCAGTTGTTTACGCAGCTGGGGCAAATCATAAAAAGCGCATAAACCTAGAAATTCTTTAA
- a CDS encoding YlqD family protein codes for MKAIKKVIVKQILTENRKQAMLDDFLKQKKQVEKEIKQLEFQLHKKLKASKNNYEYQNALKSSFNKEIKERNDKVKIIDFQIGQLQELEIGTEIKEQTIDTLYEINVGDDWNVFMEGTEIIIKDGIVFEIREGGNKIND; via the coding sequence ATGAAAGCCATAAAAAAAGTTATAGTAAAACAAATACTTACAGAAAATCGGAAACAAGCAATGTTAGATGATTTTTTAAAACAAAAAAAGCAAGTTGAAAAAGAAATAAAACAATTAGAGTTTCAATTACATAAAAAGCTTAAAGCTAGTAAAAACAACTATGAATATCAAAATGCCCTTAAATCTTCTTTTAATAAAGAAATTAAAGAGCGGAATGATAAAGTTAAGATTATTGATTTTCAAATAGGTCAACTTCAGGAGTTAGAAATTGGCACTGAAATTAAGGAACAAACGATTGATACATTGTATGAGATAAACGTAGGTGACGACTGGAACGTTTTTATGGAAGGCACCGAAATTATTATTAAAGATGGGATTGTTTTTGAAATACGAGAAGGAGGTAACAAAATTAATGACTAA
- the rimM gene encoding ribosome maturation factor RimM (Essential for efficient processing of 16S rRNA), producing the protein MTKWFNVGKVVNTHGVRGEVRVISSTDFADERFALGSTLYLEHENFKDKVKLKVTSHRQHKNFDLLTFENYPNINDVIVFKGGFLQVPEDQLSDLEDEEYYYHEIIGCTVFTEEGDELGKIREILATGANDVWIVQRKNGGKDLLIPYIEQVVKQVNIDEKRVVIHLMEGLE; encoded by the coding sequence ATGACTAAATGGTTTAATGTAGGAAAAGTTGTCAACACTCATGGCGTTAGAGGTGAAGTAAGGGTAATTTCTTCAACTGACTTTGCAGATGAAAGATTTGCATTAGGGTCAACCCTTTACTTAGAACATGAAAATTTTAAAGATAAAGTTAAATTAAAGGTCACTAGTCATCGTCAACACAAAAACTTTGATTTACTAACCTTCGAAAATTACCCAAATATTAATGATGTAATCGTCTTTAAAGGTGGTTTTTTACAAGTGCCAGAAGATCAACTTTCAGACTTAGAAGATGAAGAGTATTACTATCATGAAATTATTGGTTGTACTGTTTTCACTGAAGAAGGCGACGAATTAGGGAAAATTAGAGAAATCCTTGCTACAGGTGCCAACGATGTTTGGATTGTACAACGTAAAAATGGTGGTAAAGATCTTTTAATACCATACATAGAGCAAGTTGTTAAACAAGTAAATATTGATGAGAAGCGAGTTGTTATTCATTTAATGGAGGGTCTTGAGTAA
- the trmD gene encoding tRNA (guanosine(37)-N1)-methyltransferase TrmD: MRYDVLTLFPEMFTGVLGSSILKKAEERKLVSYNVIDFRAYSEDKHSRVDDYPYGGGGGMVLTPQPIFDAIEDITKEKSSGKRRIILLCPQGERYTQRKAEELAEFEQLIFICGHYEGYDERIREHLVTDEISIGDYVLTGGELGAMVIIDSVTRLLTGVLGNETSAVTDSFSTGLLEYPHYTRPVDFRGLKVPDVLLSGHHKNIDEWRHQEAIKRTLKRRPDLLKDRELSKREKEWIDTFKDNL; encoded by the coding sequence ATGCGTTATGATGTCCTAACTTTATTCCCAGAAATGTTTACTGGAGTGCTCGGATCATCGATTTTGAAAAAAGCCGAAGAAAGAAAACTTGTATCATATAATGTTATTGATTTTCGTGCTTACTCTGAGGACAAGCATAGCCGAGTGGACGATTATCCTTATGGTGGCGGTGGTGGTATGGTATTAACACCACAACCTATTTTTGATGCGATTGAGGATATTACGAAAGAAAAAAGCTCCGGAAAGAGACGTATCATTTTGTTATGTCCACAAGGTGAGCGCTATACTCAAAGAAAAGCAGAAGAGCTAGCAGAGTTTGAGCAATTAATATTTATTTGTGGTCATTATGAAGGATATGATGAGAGAATTCGCGAGCATCTCGTCACGGATGAGATCTCAATTGGTGATTATGTTTTAACTGGTGGGGAATTAGGAGCAATGGTTATTATTGATAGTGTTACACGACTATTAACAGGTGTGCTAGGAAATGAGACTTCTGCAGTGACCGATTCTTTTAGTACAGGCTTATTAGAATATCCCCATTATACAAGACCAGTTGATTTTCGCGGTTTAAAAGTTCCTGACGTCCTTTTATCTGGTCATCATAAAAATATTGACGAGTGGCGGCACCAAGAAGCAATAAAAAGGACCCTAAAAAGGAGACCAGATTTACTTAAAGATCGTGAGCTATCTAAACGTGAAAAAGAATGGATCGATACTTTTAAAGATAATTTATAA
- the rplS gene encoding 50S ribosomal protein L19, whose protein sequence is MNNIIQEVTKEQLRSDLPAFRPGDTIRVHVKVVEGTRERIQVYEGVVIKRRGSGISETFTARKISYGVGVERTFPSHSPKIDKIEVMRRGKVRRAKLYYLRALRGKAARIKEIR, encoded by the coding sequence ATGAACAACATTATTCAAGAAGTAACTAAAGAGCAATTAAGATCTGATCTTCCAGCTTTCCGTCCTGGAGACACTATTCGTGTTCACGTTAAGGTAGTTGAGGGAACTCGTGAGCGTATTCAGGTTTATGAAGGTGTCGTAATTAAGCGTCGTGGATCAGGTATTAGTGAAACTTTCACTGCACGTAAGATTTCTTATGGTGTAGGTGTTGAACGTACATTCCCATCACACTCGCCGAAGATCGATAAGATCGAAGTTATGCGTCGTGGTAAAGTACGTCGTGCTAAATTGTACTACTTACGCGCTCTTCGTGGAAAAGCGGCTCGTATTAAAGAAATTCGATAA
- the lepB gene encoding signal peptidase I, translating into MSSVKSESWEWLKAIFIALFLAFVIRYFLFAPIVVDGQSMMPTLQNSDRLIVNKIGYTIGKPDRFDIVVFHATAEKDYIKRVIGIPGDSIYYENDTLHINGEPVDEPYLSDYKQNAYSLPFTGDFSLKDYTGHDVVPEGHIFVLGDNRQHSKDSRHIGFIPYEHVVGSANVVFWPFSEIRIAK; encoded by the coding sequence ATGTCCAGTGTTAAAAGTGAGTCTTGGGAATGGTTAAAAGCCATTTTTATTGCACTATTTCTTGCATTTGTTATTCGATATTTTTTATTCGCTCCCATCGTTGTAGATGGTCAGTCAATGATGCCTACGCTACAAAATAGTGACCGTTTAATAGTTAATAAAATTGGTTATACAATAGGTAAACCTGATCGTTTTGATATTGTTGTATTCCACGCGACAGCCGAAAAGGATTATATTAAGCGTGTAATTGGTATACCTGGAGATTCTATTTACTATGAGAATGACACTTTACATATTAACGGTGAACCTGTTGATGAGCCATATTTAAGTGATTATAAGCAAAATGCCTATAGTTTGCCGTTTACAGGTGACTTTTCATTGAAAGACTATACTGGACATGATGTTGTTCCAGAAGGTCATATATTTGTCTTAGGCGATAATAGACAACATAGTAAAGATAGTCGGCATATAGGTTTTATTCCATATGAACATGTTGTAGGAAGTGCCAATGTTGTTTTTTGGCCTTTTTCTGAAATTAGAATAGCAAAGTAG